A window of the Shimia isoporae genome harbors these coding sequences:
- a CDS encoding branched-chain amino acid ABC transporter permease: MDWLNAIVQGTLLGGLYALFAAGLSLIFGVMRLVNIAHGDLIVLGAYLGLTVTTATGLHPLMALAIVVPAMALIGYVLQRGLLNQTLGDDLLPPLLVTFGLSVIIQNALLEGYTADPQKLSAGGLETASFAVGGLTLGVLPAVTFAIAIAVIWGLQWVFYHTALGRAFRAVSDNQDIAQLMGLNKRHIFGLAMALALAVTAVAGILLGIRTSFDPSIGGGRLIFGFEAVIIGGLGNLWGTLAGGVILGVAQTIGAKIDPGWQILAGHIAFLIILAVRPNGLFPRISA; encoded by the coding sequence ATGGATTGGCTGAACGCAATCGTGCAAGGCACGCTTCTGGGCGGTCTCTATGCCCTCTTCGCGGCTGGTTTGTCGCTGATTTTCGGCGTCATGCGACTCGTTAATATCGCGCACGGCGATCTCATCGTACTCGGCGCGTACCTCGGCCTGACCGTGACCACGGCCACGGGACTGCACCCGCTGATGGCGCTCGCCATCGTCGTACCGGCCATGGCCCTCATCGGCTACGTCCTGCAACGCGGACTGCTCAACCAGACGCTCGGTGATGATCTGTTGCCGCCGCTTCTGGTCACATTCGGCCTCAGCGTTATCATTCAGAATGCCCTTCTCGAAGGCTACACTGCCGACCCGCAAAAACTCTCGGCCGGAGGACTGGAAACCGCCAGCTTCGCCGTCGGCGGCCTCACCCTCGGCGTGTTGCCTGCCGTGACCTTTGCCATTGCGATTGCCGTGATCTGGGGGCTGCAATGGGTGTTTTACCACACCGCTCTCGGTCGCGCCTTCCGTGCTGTGTCCGACAATCAGGACATCGCGCAACTGATGGGCTTAAACAAACGCCACATATTCGGTCTCGCTATGGCCCTTGCCCTGGCTGTCACGGCGGTTGCAGGCATCCTTCTGGGCATCCGCACAAGCTTCGATCCCTCAATCGGCGGCGGCCGCCTGATCTTCGGCTTCGAAGCCGTCATCATTGGCGGGCTGGGCAATCTTTGGGGCACTTTGGCCGGTGGCGTCATCCTCGGCGTGGCCCAAACGATCGGAGCGAAAATCGATCCCGGCTGGCAAATTCTCGCAGGCCACATCGCCTTCCTGATCATTCTCGCCGTACGCCCCAACGGCCTCTTCCCGAGGATTTCAGCATGA
- a CDS encoding branched-chain amino acid ABC transporter permease, with the protein MNTTPYSVTRSSQAARIAAILGAVTLVVLIAAPWWAGRADMRLMGELFLYLSLATLWNLMAGYAGLVSVGQQAYVGFGGYMLFALTMFGGLHPLAAIALAGILGALISIPVAVLIFRLRGAYFAIGTWVIAEVFRLGFAQVSALGGGSGSSLPVAIVKSLASKRAMRESLSYWLALGAAVLVISAVYLFLRSRKGLALTAIRDNEMAASSLGIDIWRTKFIVYVVTSAFTAMIGALIFLQKLRISPDAAFSVNDWTAFVIFIVVIGGIGTIEGPIIGTLVFFLLRETLADLGTTYLIVLGVVAIVVMLKAPKGIWGLIRSRFELQIFPLGYRVTKRN; encoded by the coding sequence ATGAACACCACCCCCTATTCCGTAACCCGATCCTCACAAGCCGCCCGCATCGCGGCCATTCTCGGCGCAGTCACTCTGGTTGTCTTGATCGCCGCGCCCTGGTGGGCCGGTCGCGCCGACATGCGCCTGATGGGAGAACTCTTCCTGTATCTGTCGCTGGCCACGCTCTGGAATCTCATGGCCGGATATGCCGGTCTGGTATCGGTCGGCCAACAGGCCTACGTCGGCTTTGGCGGTTACATGCTCTTTGCCCTAACCATGTTCGGCGGGCTGCATCCGCTTGCCGCAATCGCACTCGCGGGCATTCTGGGCGCTCTGATCTCCATTCCGGTCGCCGTGCTGATCTTTCGTCTGCGTGGCGCTTACTTTGCCATTGGCACCTGGGTCATCGCCGAAGTCTTCCGGCTTGGCTTTGCACAGGTCTCTGCACTTGGCGGCGGCTCCGGTTCCTCTCTGCCAGTGGCGATCGTAAAGTCGTTGGCATCCAAACGCGCCATGCGCGAAAGCCTTTCCTACTGGCTGGCACTTGGCGCCGCAGTGCTTGTGATCTCCGCGGTCTACCTGTTCCTGCGCTCCCGCAAAGGGCTTGCCCTAACTGCGATCCGCGACAACGAAATGGCGGCCAGCAGCCTTGGTATCGACATATGGCGCACAAAATTCATCGTCTACGTCGTGACCTCGGCCTTCACAGCCATGATCGGCGCTTTGATCTTCCTACAGAAGTTGCGCATCTCGCCGGATGCCGCGTTCTCCGTGAACGACTGGACCGCTTTTGTGATCTTTATCGTCGTGATCGGGGGCATCGGCACCATCGAAGGTCCGATCATAGGCACTCTTGTCTTCTTCCTGCTGCGAGAAACGCTGGCCGACCTTGGCACCACCTACCTGATCGTTCTCGGCGTTGTGGCGATTGTGGTCATGCTCAAGGCCCCCAAAGGCATTTGGGGTCTGATCCGCAGCCGCTTCGAACTCCAGATATTTCCCCTCGGCTATCGCGTCACCAAACGCAACTGA
- a CDS encoding 3-keto-5-aminohexanoate cleavage protein gives MAKQKTIITCAITGAIHTPTMSDALPYTYDDIAQQAMDAAEAGASILHLHARDNETGAPSVDPNDFAPFLPRIKQATDAVLNISTGGSLTLSIQDRITPAKTFSPEMCSMNMGSMNFSFHPLANRYKDDDWKFDWEKDYVANSDQNIFRNTFRDIKEAADTLAPHDIKFEHECYDVGHLYNLKFCMDIGLFKAPIFIQFIFGILGGIGPEVDNLIFMKRTADRLFGDDYRWSVLGAGGAQMSLATTASQMGGNLRVGLEDSLFLSRGKLAESNAAQVSKIRRIVEDLGCEVATPDEAREILDLKGGDRVNF, from the coding sequence ATGGCCAAGCAAAAAACCATCATCACCTGCGCAATAACCGGCGCAATTCATACCCCCACGATGTCCGATGCGTTGCCTTACACCTATGACGACATTGCCCAACAGGCGATGGACGCTGCCGAGGCCGGGGCTTCCATCCTCCATCTGCATGCTCGCGACAACGAAACCGGTGCGCCTTCGGTAGACCCAAACGACTTTGCTCCCTTCCTGCCGCGCATCAAACAGGCGACCGACGCCGTCCTCAACATCTCCACCGGCGGTTCGCTAACCCTCTCCATTCAAGACCGCATCACTCCGGCAAAAACCTTCTCGCCGGAAATGTGCTCCATGAACATGGGGTCGATGAACTTTTCGTTTCACCCTTTGGCAAATCGCTACAAAGACGACGACTGGAAGTTCGACTGGGAAAAAGACTACGTCGCCAACTCGGATCAGAATATCTTTCGCAACACCTTCCGCGACATCAAGGAAGCTGCCGATACACTGGCTCCGCACGACATCAAATTCGAGCACGAATGCTATGACGTCGGACATCTGTACAACCTGAAATTCTGCATGGACATCGGCCTCTTCAAAGCCCCGATCTTCATCCAGTTTATCTTCGGCATTCTTGGTGGCATTGGCCCCGAAGTCGACAACCTGATCTTCATGAAACGCACCGCCGACCGACTGTTTGGCGACGACTATCGCTGGTCCGTACTCGGCGCAGGTGGAGCCCAGATGTCACTGGCCACCACCGCCAGCCAAATGGGCGGCAATTTGCGTGTTGGCCTTGAGGACAGCCTCTTCCTGTCACGCGGCAAACTCGCTGAAAGTAATGCCGCGCAGGTCTCGAAGATACGCCGCATCGTCGAAGACCTCGGATGTGAAGTGGCCACGCCGGACGAGGCGCGCGAGATTCTGGATCTCAAAGGCGGGGATCGCGTGAATTTCTGA
- a CDS encoding LysR family transcriptional regulator → MSINYDFGDLEAFLAVKETGSFHAASERLNLSQSAVTRRIQKLEEALDSQLFERTTRAVKPTLAAKRLQARAEAILQDAEETARAMRDESVAFAHQRNTVITVASIPTVIGRIVIPALKAFGGRRPSARIRVIDVPANEVAEAVAEGDADFGISSIPALDPAIEFDPLFDESIVLAVPAKHPLKTKSQVDWGDFQKEALILPARGTGNRLLIDEAMARARQTAVWQIEVGRTSTALEMVQEGLGVALVPESAGKAADVHFVPFADQRLSRSIGILRRHGQVETDLVAGLKAHIRRAVAAI, encoded by the coding sequence ATGAGCATCAATTATGATTTCGGCGATCTGGAAGCGTTTCTCGCCGTGAAGGAAACCGGGTCGTTCCACGCCGCCTCCGAGCGTCTTAATCTCTCTCAGTCTGCCGTGACGCGGCGTATCCAGAAGTTGGAAGAGGCGTTGGACAGCCAACTCTTCGAACGCACCACACGCGCCGTAAAACCCACGCTTGCGGCAAAGCGTTTGCAGGCGCGGGCGGAGGCAATTTTGCAGGATGCTGAGGAAACGGCGCGCGCCATGCGGGACGAAAGCGTGGCATTTGCCCATCAACGCAACACCGTAATCACGGTTGCAAGCATTCCGACGGTGATCGGGCGGATTGTGATACCTGCACTCAAGGCGTTCGGGGGGCGTAGGCCATCGGCAAGGATCAGGGTGATCGACGTACCGGCGAATGAGGTTGCGGAAGCCGTCGCAGAGGGTGATGCCGATTTCGGGATCTCGTCTATTCCGGCACTGGATCCGGCGATCGAATTCGACCCGCTTTTTGACGAAAGCATTGTTTTGGCGGTGCCCGCTAAGCACCCGTTGAAAACGAAATCTCAGGTGGACTGGGGGGACTTCCAAAAGGAGGCTCTAATCTTGCCCGCGCGCGGCACGGGCAACCGTTTGCTGATAGATGAGGCGATGGCGCGCGCGCGACAAACGGCGGTTTGGCAAATCGAAGTCGGGCGGACTTCGACCGCGCTTGAGATGGTTCAGGAAGGTCTCGGAGTTGCCCTTGTTCCGGAGTCTGCGGGAAAGGCGGCTGATGTGCATTTCGTACCGTTCGCCGATCAGCGTCTGTCGCGCAGCATAGGTATATTGCGCCGCCATGGTCAGGTTGAAACCGATCTCGTGGCCGGTTTGAAAGCGCACATAAGGCGTGCCGTGGCAGCTATTTAG
- the tcuA gene encoding FAD-dependent tricarballylate dehydrogenase TcuA, which yields MTQYDIAVIGGGNAALCAAMTAAEAGAKVLILETAPKAYRGGNSRHTRNFRCMHSAPLGPLVDSYSEDEYFDDLMKVTKGKTDETLARLAIRTSEECLPWMEEHGVRFQPSLSGTLSLARTNAFFMGGGKSLVNAYYRTAEKLGVDVLYEAAVTHLELDGDRIAWVDYTHEGQPHRISPKSVVVASGGFQADTDWLTRAWGPAAKNFLIRGTPYNRGVVLADLLEQGINQVGDADQCHAVAIDGRAPKFDGGIVTRLDCVPFSIVVNKEAERFYDEGEDVWPKRYAIWGRLVAAQPDQVGHVVIDSKSIDLFMPSVFPPLKADTLEDLAELMGIDGSKLKATVDTFNDACGDTSGFHPTELDGVATSGLTPPKTNWARPITEPPFYGYSLRTGVTFTYLGLKVDENAQCSTANGPVKNLWAAGETMAGSILGQGYLAGYGMTIGTVFGRIAGREAAAHAS from the coding sequence ATGACGCAATATGATATCGCTGTGATAGGCGGCGGAAACGCAGCCCTTTGCGCAGCCATGACAGCCGCCGAGGCCGGTGCCAAAGTTCTTATTCTGGAAACCGCGCCAAAGGCATATCGCGGGGGGAACTCGCGGCACACCCGCAATTTCCGCTGTATGCACAGCGCCCCTCTCGGCCCTCTCGTAGACAGCTACTCTGAGGACGAGTACTTCGACGACCTGATGAAGGTCACCAAGGGCAAGACCGACGAAACCCTCGCTCGATTGGCCATTCGCACGTCCGAAGAATGCCTTCCTTGGATGGAAGAACACGGCGTGCGTTTCCAGCCCAGCCTGTCCGGCACACTCTCTCTGGCGCGCACAAACGCCTTTTTCATGGGCGGTGGCAAAAGCTTGGTGAACGCTTACTACCGAACCGCCGAGAAGCTCGGCGTGGATGTGTTGTACGAGGCGGCAGTGACCCATCTGGAACTCGATGGCGACCGCATCGCATGGGTCGACTACACCCACGAAGGCCAACCGCACCGCATCAGCCCCAAATCGGTCGTCGTCGCATCCGGCGGGTTTCAGGCCGACACCGACTGGCTCACCCGTGCTTGGGGTCCCGCAGCCAAGAACTTCCTGATCCGTGGCACACCCTACAACCGAGGGGTCGTGCTGGCCGACCTTCTGGAACAAGGCATCAATCAGGTGGGTGACGCGGACCAGTGTCACGCTGTCGCCATCGACGGCCGCGCTCCCAAGTTTGACGGAGGCATTGTAACGCGCCTTGACTGCGTACCTTTCTCGATCGTTGTCAACAAAGAGGCCGAGCGCTTTTATGACGAGGGCGAAGATGTCTGGCCAAAGCGTTATGCCATATGGGGCAGACTCGTGGCCGCACAACCCGATCAGGTCGGCCATGTGGTGATCGACAGCAAATCCATCGACCTTTTTATGCCCTCGGTTTTCCCGCCGCTCAAAGCTGACACCCTCGAAGATCTCGCAGAACTGATGGGAATTGACGGCTCCAAACTCAAAGCCACAGTCGATACCTTCAATGACGCCTGCGGTGACACGTCCGGTTTCCATCCGACCGAACTCGACGGCGTCGCCACCTCCGGCCTGACGCCGCCCAAAACCAACTGGGCCCGCCCGATCACCGAGCCCCCGTTTTACGGGTACTCGTTGCGCACCGGTGTGACCTTCACCTACCTCGGCCTCAAAGTCGACGAAAACGCCCAGTGCAGCACCGCCAACGGCCCCGTCAAAAACCTGTGGGCCGCCGGAGAAACCATGGCCGGATCCATTCTCGGACAGGGCTATCTCGCCGGTTACGGCATGACCATCGGAACCGTCTTCGGACGCATCGCAGGCCGGGAGGCCGCCGCCCATGCAAGTTGA
- the tcuB gene encoding tricarballylate utilization 4Fe-4S protein TcuB — protein sequence MQVDLIQEARRQAEICNACRYCEGYCSVFPSLHANRSFSDGDITQLANLCHNCRGCYYACQYTAPHEFDLNLPAALAEVRRDSWETYAWPQPLARRFNTHGAAIALALVLGFALLFAAIKALGSAGGEGFYAVLSHNAMVAIFAPAFLLPLVSIVIGLRRYWRDVGGQRLTLADITGAFGRAARMQDLAAGHGEGCNFEDEDRFSQGRRHVHQAIMYGFLLCFASTSSATVLHYVFDMPAPYALFSLPKLLGISGGLLLTFGCAGMVALKLKSDRHVGDVKAFGGDIAFITLLGFVGLSGLALYALGSTPAMPALLAIHLGAVLTFFLLTPFTKMAHGFFRLTALIRDAQRKRLSQ from the coding sequence ATGCAAGTTGATCTAATTCAGGAAGCCCGCCGTCAGGCCGAAATCTGCAACGCCTGCCGCTATTGCGAGGGCTATTGTTCGGTCTTTCCCTCCCTGCACGCCAACCGGTCCTTCAGCGACGGTGACATCACGCAGCTGGCAAACCTCTGCCACAACTGCCGGGGTTGCTACTATGCGTGCCAATACACCGCCCCGCACGAGTTTGACCTGAACCTTCCTGCGGCATTGGCCGAAGTGCGCCGCGACAGCTGGGAAACCTATGCTTGGCCGCAGCCGCTGGCCCGTCGTTTCAACACCCACGGTGCCGCAATCGCATTGGCGCTGGTCCTCGGGTTCGCCCTTCTCTTTGCAGCCATCAAAGCCCTCGGCTCGGCGGGGGGCGAAGGCTTCTACGCAGTCCTGTCCCACAACGCCATGGTCGCAATCTTCGCGCCGGCCTTCCTCCTGCCCCTCGTCAGCATCGTCATCGGTCTGCGCAGGTATTGGCGCGACGTAGGTGGCCAACGCCTCACACTTGCGGATATCACAGGCGCTTTCGGACGGGCCGCCAGGATGCAAGATCTTGCAGCTGGTCACGGGGAAGGCTGCAACTTCGAAGACGAAGACCGTTTCAGCCAGGGCCGTCGCCACGTGCATCAGGCCATCATGTATGGGTTCCTGTTGTGCTTCGCCTCGACCTCATCGGCCACTGTGCTGCACTATGTCTTCGACATGCCCGCGCCCTACGCATTGTTTTCTCTGCCGAAGCTGCTTGGTATCTCCGGAGGTCTCCTGTTGACCTTTGGCTGCGCAGGGATGGTCGCCCTGAAACTTAAATCGGACCGTCACGTCGGCGATGTCAAAGCTTTCGGCGGCGACATCGCGTTCATCACGCTACTAGGCTTTGTCGGGCTCTCAGGTCTGGCGCTTTATGCTCTTGGCAGCACCCCTGCGATGCCGGCACTGCTGGCAATTCACCTGGGGGCCGTGCTCACATTCTTCCTGCTCACGCCTTTCACAAAAATGGCGCACGGCTTCTTCCGCCTGACCGCCTTGATCCGTGACGCCCAGCGCAAACGCCTGTCCCAATAA
- a CDS encoding sensor histidine kinase yields MRPAVHLMRRASLRVRLLVVILTPLLAMGIVLGVWRVGVAQQTAEELFDRSLLAAALAISRDVVLSEGDAILPSTRDLIRDASGGEVFYHATGPGGIYVTGYAYPPVNPDSRATSLFDPRFFEARYRGEDVRVLQVAERITIENLTGDATVTVWQRIADRDAFVRELVIRSAALIGGLLTTLVLVVWFGVKLGLRPLTDLQDAISIRSPNDLSRIKRVVPAETRGIVRTLNQLFGQVESSIKAHQDFISDAAHQLRNPAAAVQSMAEAVRDAPNEAERERRTDEMVAAARSSARVADQLLSLERLRHISDDGHQEQFDLTEHVQTICAEAAPEILSRGVEFELILPEHPVPVRGDRVFIGEAIKNLIDNALKHGGPDLASVLVEMQASQDVVSVSVRDDGRGLSPSDREVALGRFSQVSSNDGSGLGLAIAVSVAERQGGALSIDDVAEGASLTLSLRREKVARA; encoded by the coding sequence ATGCGCCCTGCGGTCCATCTGATGCGACGCGCGTCGCTGCGGGTGCGCCTATTGGTGGTGATCCTGACCCCTCTGTTGGCTATGGGGATTGTTCTGGGCGTTTGGCGTGTTGGCGTCGCCCAACAAACGGCGGAGGAACTGTTCGACCGCAGCCTTCTGGCTGCGGCTCTTGCGATTTCCCGAGATGTGGTTCTGTCCGAGGGTGATGCGATCCTTCCTTCCACGCGTGATCTCATCCGTGATGCCTCTGGCGGCGAGGTTTTTTACCACGCGACCGGTCCGGGCGGAATTTACGTGACGGGTTACGCCTATCCTCCAGTAAACCCCGACAGCCGTGCGACCAGCTTGTTTGACCCTCGTTTCTTTGAGGCGCGGTATCGTGGCGAGGATGTGCGTGTCTTACAGGTTGCAGAGCGGATCACGATTGAAAACCTTACTGGGGATGCCACGGTAACTGTCTGGCAGCGTATCGCGGACAGAGACGCGTTCGTGCGTGAGTTGGTGATCCGGTCGGCAGCCTTGATTGGCGGGTTGCTTACGACTCTTGTGTTGGTGGTTTGGTTTGGCGTGAAGCTGGGTTTGCGGCCGCTCACGGATTTGCAGGACGCGATTTCGATCCGATCCCCCAATGATCTGAGCCGGATCAAGCGCGTGGTGCCCGCCGAGACGCGCGGTATTGTTCGGACGCTCAACCAGCTGTTTGGGCAGGTCGAAAGCAGTATCAAAGCGCATCAGGACTTTATCTCCGATGCGGCCCATCAGCTGCGCAATCCGGCTGCTGCGGTTCAATCGATGGCTGAAGCGGTGCGGGATGCCCCCAACGAGGCAGAGCGAGAACGGCGCACGGATGAAATGGTGGCGGCTGCGCGATCCTCCGCGCGGGTGGCAGATCAGCTGCTTTCACTGGAGCGCCTGCGTCACATTTCGGACGATGGACATCAGGAGCAGTTTGATCTGACAGAACACGTGCAGACGATCTGTGCCGAGGCTGCGCCGGAAATCCTGTCCCGAGGCGTTGAGTTCGAGTTGATCCTGCCGGAGCATCCGGTGCCGGTGCGTGGCGACAGGGTATTCATCGGCGAGGCGATCAAAAATCTGATCGACAATGCGTTGAAACACGGCGGGCCGGACTTGGCGTCTGTTCTGGTCGAAATGCAGGCATCGCAAGACGTTGTCAGCGTTTCCGTCAGGGATGACGGTCGCGGATTGTCACCTTCGGATCGTGAAGTGGCGCTGGGACGTTTTTCGCAGGTTTCTTCGAACGATGGCAGTGGTTTGGGGCTGGCGATCGCGGTGTCGGTTGCAGAGCGTCAAGGTGGAGCCTTGTCGATTGATGATGTGGCAGAGGGCGCGAGCCTGACACTGAGTCTCCGACGTGAAAAAGTCGCGCGGGCGTGA
- a CDS encoding response regulator transcription factor gives MRIVIVEDNEALANAIAYRLRDRGHAADVLNDGASADRFLAQEGADLVVLDINLPEKSGLDVLRAMRLRDDGTPVILLTARGELSDRITGLDTGADDYLVKPFEMDELEARIRALSRRKNLDFASLETIGRLEFDRANRKVSAAGVALDVPRKEAAVLECLIERRGRIVSKAHLIEHVYGVGAEVEDSAIEPHVSRLRKRIADYGLSIKTARGLGYMLEVVG, from the coding sequence ATGCGGATCGTGATCGTCGAGGACAATGAAGCGCTGGCCAATGCGATTGCTTACCGGCTGAGGGATCGCGGGCATGCAGCAGATGTGCTCAATGACGGGGCAAGTGCTGACCGGTTTCTGGCACAGGAAGGCGCTGACCTGGTCGTGTTGGACATCAATCTCCCTGAAAAATCCGGGCTCGATGTGTTGCGCGCTATGCGGCTGCGCGACGACGGTACGCCTGTTATTCTGCTGACCGCTCGGGGGGAGCTGAGTGACCGGATCACGGGATTGGACACAGGCGCGGACGATTATCTCGTAAAGCCGTTCGAAATGGACGAGCTTGAAGCGCGTATCCGGGCGTTGTCGCGGCGCAAGAACCTTGATTTCGCCAGTCTTGAAACCATCGGTCGGCTGGAATTCGATCGCGCCAACCGAAAGGTGAGCGCGGCAGGTGTGGCGCTGGACGTTCCGAGAAAGGAGGCCGCAGTTTTGGAGTGCCTGATCGAGCGGCGCGGCCGAATTGTGTCCAAGGCCCACTTGATCGAGCACGTTTACGGCGTCGGGGCTGAGGTGGAAGACAGTGCAATCGAGCCGCATGTCTCTCGATTGCGCAAACGAATTGCGGACTACGGCCTGTCGATCAAAACTGCCCGCGGTCTGGGCTACATGCTGGAAGTTGTCGGCTGA
- a CDS encoding tricarboxylate transporter, which produces MTIAKFTRRAVAGMIAAAGLAFPASAEVDFSGKTIEWVIPFSETGGSAKWANFFAPLLSEALPGQPTVVVKFMPGAGSTKGANWFQKEKHKDGTLLFGTSGSTQFPYLLGDPRVRYEYNDWNPVMASGTGGVAYLNAEDGAKFDGSANMLQDVDFIYGSQGATRLDLVPLLAWKMLGMNVEPVFGIKGRGDGRLMFERGEATIDYQTSSGYLKGSAEMVEAGQAVPMMTWGSLDADGNIVRDPTFPEIATFKEVCEATDGCETSGEQWDAWKAFFVAGFPVQKLAFLPAGTPQDVIDTYTKAFEDVVARADFPEISSKRVGKYSVFTGAGAQSALGTATNVPDSAKSYVVNWLKEDYGVELK; this is translated from the coding sequence ATGACCATCGCAAAATTCACCCGCCGTGCGGTTGCCGGTATGATCGCTGCCGCAGGCCTGGCTTTTCCGGCCTCGGCCGAAGTCGATTTCTCCGGCAAGACCATTGAATGGGTGATCCCGTTCTCTGAAACCGGCGGATCGGCCAAGTGGGCCAACTTCTTTGCACCGCTCCTGTCCGAAGCCCTTCCGGGCCAGCCGACAGTGGTCGTCAAATTCATGCCGGGCGCAGGCTCGACCAAAGGCGCAAACTGGTTCCAAAAGGAAAAACACAAAGACGGCACGCTGCTTTTCGGCACGTCCGGGTCCACCCAGTTCCCCTACCTGCTTGGTGATCCCCGTGTCCGCTATGAATACAACGACTGGAACCCGGTCATGGCATCCGGCACAGGCGGTGTTGCATATTTGAACGCCGAGGATGGCGCCAAGTTCGACGGCTCCGCCAACATGTTGCAGGACGTCGACTTCATCTACGGGTCGCAGGGGGCCACCCGTTTGGACCTCGTGCCGCTTCTGGCGTGGAAAATGCTGGGCATGAACGTCGAGCCTGTTTTCGGCATCAAGGGTCGCGGCGACGGCCGCCTGATGTTTGAGCGCGGCGAAGCCACCATCGACTATCAGACCTCCTCCGGATACCTCAAAGGCTCTGCCGAAATGGTGGAAGCCGGTCAGGCAGTGCCGATGATGACCTGGGGCTCTCTGGATGCGGATGGCAACATCGTGCGCGACCCGACTTTCCCGGAAATCGCAACCTTCAAAGAGGTGTGCGAAGCAACCGATGGCTGTGAAACCTCCGGCGAGCAATGGGACGCATGGAAAGCCTTCTTCGTTGCAGGTTTCCCGGTTCAGAAACTGGCCTTCCTGCCCGCTGGCACGCCGCAGGATGTGATCGACACGTACACCAAAGCGTTTGAAGACGTGGTGGCCCGCGCCGACTTCCCGGAGATCTCCTCCAAACGCGTCGGTAAATACTCCGTCTTTACCGGCGCAGGTGCGCAATCCGCACTCGGTACAGCCACCAATGTTCCCGACAGCGCCAAGTCCTATGTCGTGAACTGGCTCAAAGAAGACTACGGCGTCGAGCTCAAGTAA